A stretch of the Oceanicola sp. D3 genome encodes the following:
- a CDS encoding helix-turn-helix transcriptional regulator, whose translation MEIVVRLDVMLALRKMKSRELAERVGITEQNISLLKSGKVKGIRFETLARICEVLDCQPGDLLEAVATP comes from the coding sequence ATGGAAATCGTAGTGCGGCTCGACGTGATGTTGGCCCTGCGCAAAATGAAGAGCCGGGAACTGGCCGAGCGGGTTGGCATCACCGAGCAAAACATCAGCCTGCTGAAATCGGGCAAGGTAAAAGGCATCCGCTTCGAAACGCTCGCGCGCATCTGTGAGGTGCTCGACTGCCAGCCGGGCGACTTGCTGGAGGCGGTCGCAACACCGTGA
- a CDS encoding DUF2975 domain-containing protein yields the protein MSNTLSVSRWAAVLRVLTFIAMGILIAALVFAIVWAALPAELRRAAGIEPGVELSPLHRASVAALGALPSLALLYVLREMARLFGRYAQGETLTHHCAAHILRIGTGLLVAVALELLARPLQTTLASLANPPGERVLAISLEGADLGQVLAGGLMVVIGWAMREAAVVAEENRGFI from the coding sequence GTGAGCAACACTCTCTCTGTTAGCCGTTGGGCCGCTGTGCTCCGCGTTCTGACATTCATCGCGATGGGCATCCTGATAGCCGCGCTCGTCTTCGCCATTGTATGGGCTGCATTGCCTGCCGAGCTGCGCCGCGCAGCGGGGATTGAGCCGGGAGTGGAGCTTTCGCCGCTGCACAGGGCGAGCGTGGCAGCGCTCGGCGCCCTACCTTCCCTCGCCCTGCTCTACGTCCTGCGTGAGATGGCGCGGCTGTTCGGGCGCTACGCGCAGGGTGAAACGCTAACCCACCACTGTGCTGCTCATATCCTGCGGATCGGCACCGGCCTGCTGGTGGCAGTGGCGTTAGAGCTTCTGGCCCGCCCACTTCAAACCACGCTGGCCAGCCTCGCCAACCCACCGGGCGAACGGGTGCTGGCCATCTCGCTGGAGGGCGCCGATCTTGGGCAGGTGCTTGCCGGCGGGCTGATGGTGGTGATCGGCTGGGCCATGCGCGAGGCTGCCGTGGTGGCGGAAGAGAACAGGGGCTTCATCTGA